The sequence below is a genomic window from Bacteroidales bacterium MB20-C3-3.
TCAAATATGACTCTTTGACTGAAGTCTTTGGCAGAGATGATATACTTCCTATGTGGGTTGCCGATATGGATTTCAAAACGGCGCCTGCCGTTTTAAAAGCGGTAAGAGATGCTGCTGAACATGGAGTATACGGATATGGATTTCGCTCTGCCGATTCTGTGGATTCATTCATTGAATGGGTAGAGAGCAGATACAGCTGGAGTGTTAAAAGAGAGTGGATTTCATCTGCACCCGGAATAGTCGCAGCCTTGCCACTCGCGATAAACGCACTAACTGAAAAGGGGGACAAAATTCTTATTCAGACTCCTGTATATCCGCCATTTCATGCAATTGTTATTGAAAATAATCGCACACTTGTCAAAAGTCCTTTAATAAACACAGAGAGTGGCTGGGAAATTGACTGGGCAGATTTTGAGAACAAGCTTGCTGATGGAGTCAAGTTTTTTATTCTTTGCAATTCCCATAATCCGCTAGGCAGGGTATGGAGCCCGGAAGAGCTTAAAAGGATGGGGGATCTTTGCTGCAAATACGGCACAATCATTTTTTCAGACGAGATTCATGCTGATCTCTCTCTTTACGGGAACAAGCATACAGTTATGGCAACAATGTCCCCAGAGATTGCGGATAATACAATCACTGCTATGGCTCCCAGTAAAACATTCAATGTGGCCGGAATGCTTAATTCAGTTATTGTCTCCTCCTCCGATAGTTTGATGGCGAGTTATAACAGAGAGCTAAAAAGATTTCACCTTGATCTTGGGAACCTTTTTGGCCATATTTCAATGGCTGCTGCATACAAAGATGGAGGAGAGTGGCTTGCAGAGCTAACAAAATATCTGGAGAAGAACATTGATTTTGCTTTCGACTTTCTTAAAAGAGAGGTTCCGGGAGTAACTTTCCTTAAACCGCAAAGTTCGTTTCTCCTATGGCTCGATTTCCGCAAAACCGGATATACTCACGAAGAGGTGAGAAACCGCCTCCTGAATATTTCAAAACTCGGGCTGAACGACGGACTTGCATTTGGATCTGAGGGAGAGGGTTTCTTCCGAATGAATATTGGAACAAATAAAGCCAGAGTTGAGGATGGTTTGTCCAGATTAAAAATCTGTTTCTGATTCTTGTCTATTCATAATCATAGTGTATATGGCATAAAGATAGAAAAAAAGCCGCATTCCTGTATGGATGCGGCTTTTTTATAATTACCTTATGTTATTTGTAGAGGTAGTATTTTTGCGATAGTTTTCTGAATGACTCTACATCCTTGTACCAGTATTCTTTAATGTCTTCAAATTTATGTCTCTTTGAAAAGCGAAGCCTTATCTGATCACTGCCGGAAACCTGGTCAAACATTCTGTATCTGCCCTCGCTTGCATTTGCAAAAACAGCTTTTTCAGGCCACAGCTCTGCAACAGCCTGCATTACCCAGAACTGCACATCTGATAGAGCAGCATTTTTATAATTCATAACATGAACCTGTACGCCCTGGAGATTTTTACCTACCCCTACTGCATAAAAAGGTTTCAAGTGCAATGGTCGGAAAATCAATCCCGGCAACTCATAACTATTGAGCCTCTCTGTTAGCTTTTCTGCCTCAACCCACTCGGCAGCAAACATCTGAAATGGAATTGTATAGCCAACTCCAATAGACATATAGCCAAGCTCACCCAAAATTCCTGAAATTGGATAGGCAATAGCACTGATTGGCTGAGGAATATGAGGTGATGAAGGAACCCACTGAAGCCCTGTTTCATCGAATGTCATACATCTCTTCCACCCCTCCATCTCAACCACTGAGAGCTTGCACTTTTTACCAAGCATATTCTCTTCGTTAAGCATCACTGCCAACTCTCCGCATGTAAGGCCATATATATAAGGGATCTTAAACTGACTTACAAATGAAATAAATCCATCTTCAGTAAGGTTGCCCTCAATCTTCTCTCCTCCCAGCGGATTTGGTCTGTCTAGTACAATAAATTCAATATTATTTTCAGCTGCTGCCTC
It includes:
- a CDS encoding PatB family C-S lyase, whose protein sequence is MYNFDEQIDRRGSYSVKYDSLTEVFGRDDILPMWVADMDFKTAPAVLKAVRDAAEHGVYGYGFRSADSVDSFIEWVESRYSWSVKREWISSAPGIVAALPLAINALTEKGDKILIQTPVYPPFHAIVIENNRTLVKSPLINTESGWEIDWADFENKLADGVKFFILCNSHNPLGRVWSPEELKRMGDLCCKYGTIIFSDEIHADLSLYGNKHTVMATMSPEIADNTITAMAPSKTFNVAGMLNSVIVSSSDSLMASYNRELKRFHLDLGNLFGHISMAAAYKDGGEWLAELTKYLEKNIDFAFDFLKREVPGVTFLKPQSSFLLWLDFRKTGYTHEEVRNRLLNISKLGLNDGLAFGSEGEGFFRMNIGTNKARVEDGLSRLKICF
- a CDS encoding DUF1343 domain-containing protein, yielding MKFLKLIIPVILLALPLTGVSRNIKTGLEVLKASNFKILEGKRVGLITNPTGFDNNLKSTIDVLHEAKNVKLVALFGPEHGVRGDVHAGDKVENMTDAKTGLPVFSLYGKTRKATPEMLKDIDVLVYDIQDIGSRSFTYISTMGLAMEAAAENNIEFIVLDRPNPLGGEKIEGNLTEDGFISFVSQFKIPYIYGLTCGELAVMLNEENMLGKKCKLSVVEMEGWKRCMTFDETGLQWVPSSPHIPQPISAIAYPISGILGELGYMSIGVGYTIPFQMFAAEWVEAEKLTERLNSYELPGLIFRPLHLKPFYAVGVGKNLQGVQVHVMNYKNAALSDVQFWVMQAVAELWPEKAVFANASEGRYRMFDQVSGSDQIRLRFSKRHKFEDIKEYWYKDVESFRKLSQKYYLYK